One window of the Pseudomonas knackmussii B13 genome contains the following:
- the zapE gene encoding cell division protein ZapE: MTPLQRYQEDLKRPDFFHDAAQANAVRHLQRLYDELLAADQAKPGLFGKLLGKKPSGPVKGLYFWGGVGRGKTYLVDTFFDALPFKQKMRTHFHRFMKRVHEEMKTLKGEKNPLTIIGKRFAEEARVICFDEFFVSDITDAMILATLLEELFKNGVSLVATSNIVPDGLYKDGLQRARFLPAIALVKQYTEVVNVDSGVDYRLRALEQAELYHWPLTEQAEQAMSRDFNKLTPDCAAAIRDDVLIIENRPIRARLTCDDVAWFEFRELCDGPRSQNDYIELAKIYHAVLISNVEQMNPARDDLARRFINLVDEFYDRNVKLIISAEVELKDLYVGGRLEFEFQRTLSRLLEMQSHEFLSRPHRP, encoded by the coding sequence ATGACGCCCCTTCAGCGCTACCAGGAAGACCTCAAACGTCCCGATTTCTTCCACGATGCTGCACAGGCCAATGCCGTAAGGCATCTGCAACGCCTGTACGACGAGCTGCTGGCAGCCGACCAGGCCAAGCCAGGGCTGTTCGGCAAGCTGCTCGGCAAGAAGCCCAGTGGTCCAGTCAAGGGCCTGTATTTCTGGGGTGGCGTCGGTCGCGGCAAGACCTATCTGGTGGACACCTTCTTCGACGCACTGCCGTTCAAGCAGAAGATGCGTACGCACTTCCACCGCTTCATGAAGCGCGTCCACGAGGAAATGAAGACCCTCAAGGGCGAGAAGAACCCGCTGACCATCATCGGCAAGCGCTTCGCCGAAGAGGCCCGGGTGATCTGCTTCGACGAATTCTTCGTCTCCGACATCACCGACGCCATGATCCTCGCGACCCTGCTCGAGGAGCTGTTCAAGAACGGCGTCAGCCTGGTGGCGACCTCCAACATCGTGCCGGACGGTCTGTACAAGGACGGCCTGCAGCGCGCCCGCTTCCTGCCGGCCATCGCACTGGTCAAGCAGTACACCGAAGTGGTCAACGTCGACAGCGGCGTGGATTACCGACTGCGTGCCCTCGAGCAGGCCGAGCTGTACCACTGGCCGCTGACCGAGCAGGCCGAGCAGGCCATGTCCCGTGACTTCAACAAGCTCACCCCGGACTGCGCCGCGGCGATCCGCGACGACGTGCTGATCATCGAGAACCGTCCGATCCGCGCACGCCTGACCTGCGACGACGTGGCCTGGTTCGAGTTCCGTGAGCTGTGCGACGGTCCGCGCAGTCAGAACGATTACATCGAGCTGGCGAAGATCTATCACGCGGTGCTGATCTCCAACGTCGAGCAGATGAACCCGGCCAGGGATGACCTGGCGCGCCGTTTCATCAACCTGGTGGACGAGTTCTACGATCGCAACGTCAAGCTGATCATCTCCGCCGAGGTCGAGCTGAAAGACCTGTACGTTGGCGGCCGCCTGGAGTTCGAGTTCCAGCGCACCCTCAGCCGCCTGCTGGAAATGCAGTCCCACGAGTTCCTCAGCCGCCCGCACCGTCCCTGA
- a CDS encoding tryptophan--tRNA ligase has product MTTRILTGITTTGTPHLGNYAGAIRPAIVASRDLQADSFYFLADYHALIKCDDPQRIQRSRLEIAATWLACGLDADKATFYRQSDIPEIPELTWLLTCVSAKGLLNRAHAYKASVDKNVEAGEDPDAGVTMGLYSYPVLMAADILMFNAHKVPVGRDQIQHVEMARDIGQRFNHLFGNGKELFTLPEAVIEEDVATLPGLDGRKMSKSYDNTIPLFGSSKQLKDAIARIVTDSRAPGEPKDPDNAHLFTLYQAFATAAQLADFRAALLDGLAWGEAKQRLYELLESELGEARERYHTLIARPGDLEDILLAGAAKARRIATPFLGELRESVGLRSFREQAQVAGEGKKKAAKSARIVSFRDDDGSFRFRLLDAAGEQLLLSSSFADGKSAGAVSKRLQSGEALDLRAEGNAFALWLDGAAVAQSPEFADAAARDAAIERVREALAPQE; this is encoded by the coding sequence ATGACGACCCGCATCCTCACCGGCATTACCACCACCGGCACCCCGCACCTGGGCAACTACGCCGGCGCCATCCGCCCGGCAATCGTCGCCAGCCGCGACCTGCAGGCAGATTCCTTCTACTTCCTGGCCGACTACCACGCGCTGATCAAGTGCGACGACCCGCAGCGCATCCAGCGTTCGCGCCTGGAGATCGCCGCCACCTGGCTGGCCTGCGGCCTGGATGCCGATAAGGCGACTTTCTATCGCCAGTCCGACATTCCCGAAATCCCCGAGCTCACCTGGCTGCTGACCTGCGTCTCGGCCAAGGGCCTGCTCAACCGCGCCCACGCGTACAAGGCCTCGGTGGACAAGAACGTCGAGGCCGGCGAAGACCCGGACGCCGGCGTCACCATGGGCCTGTACAGCTACCCGGTGCTGATGGCCGCGGACATCCTGATGTTCAACGCGCACAAGGTGCCGGTCGGCCGCGACCAGATCCAGCACGTGGAAATGGCCCGCGACATCGGCCAGCGCTTCAACCACCTGTTCGGCAACGGCAAGGAACTCTTCACCCTGCCCGAAGCGGTGATCGAGGAAGACGTGGCGACCCTGCCGGGCCTGGACGGTCGCAAGATGTCCAAGAGCTACGACAACACCATCCCGCTGTTCGGCAGCAGCAAGCAGCTCAAGGACGCCATCGCCCGCATCGTCACCGACTCGCGCGCGCCGGGCGAGCCGAAGGACCCGGACAACGCCCACCTGTTCACCCTCTATCAGGCCTTCGCCACTGCCGCTCAGCTCGCGGATTTCCGCGCCGCGCTGCTCGACGGCCTGGCCTGGGGCGAAGCCAAGCAGCGCCTGTACGAGCTGTTGGAAAGCGAGCTGGGCGAAGCCCGCGAGCGCTACCACACGCTGATTGCCCGCCCGGGCGACCTGGAGGACATCCTCCTGGCCGGCGCCGCCAAGGCACGTCGCATTGCCACGCCGTTCCTCGGCGAGCTGCGCGAGTCGGTGGGCCTGCGCTCGTTCCGCGAGCAGGCGCAAGTGGCCGGCGAAGGCAAGAAGAAAGCGGCCAAGAGCGCACGCATCGTCAGCTTCCGCGACGACGACGGCAGCTTCCGTTTCCGCTTGCTGGATGCCGCCGGTGAGCAGCTGTTGTTGTCGTCCTCCTTCGCTGACGGCAAGTCCGCTGGCGCGGTGAGCAAGCGCCTGCAAAGTGGCGAAGCCCTGGACCTGCGCGCTGAAGGCAACGCTTTCGCGCTCTGGCTGGACGGCGCGGCCGTGGCGCAGAGCCCCGAGTTCGCCGATGCCGCGGCGCGCGATGCCGCGATCGAACGCGTACGCGAGGCGCTGGCGCCGCAGGAGTAA
- a CDS encoding alpha/beta hydrolase, translated as MSTREIPLFIDGPDGPLEALHLDTPDAVGVALICHPHPLFAGTMQNKVVATLQRIARDSGYATLRFNFRGVGQSSGTYADGRGEIDDALAIARWLGDKHPGLPLTLMGFSFGSCVAGNAAARLEGQGIALRHLFMLAPPVERFEVDLPRQCPITVVQPEDDEVVTPARVYAWSDSLTLPHELLRVPECSHFFHGKLIELKDLLQPRLAPAGVAG; from the coding sequence TTGTCCACCCGCGAAATTCCCCTGTTCATCGATGGGCCCGACGGTCCGCTGGAAGCCTTGCACCTGGATACGCCGGATGCTGTCGGGGTGGCGCTGATCTGCCATCCGCACCCGCTCTTCGCCGGCACCATGCAGAACAAGGTGGTCGCCACCCTGCAGCGCATCGCCCGTGACAGCGGCTACGCGACCCTGCGTTTCAACTTCCGTGGCGTGGGCCAGAGCTCGGGGACCTACGCCGATGGCCGTGGCGAGATCGACGATGCCCTGGCTATCGCACGCTGGCTGGGCGACAAGCATCCCGGCCTGCCACTGACCCTGATGGGCTTCTCCTTCGGCTCCTGCGTCGCCGGCAACGCCGCCGCGCGACTGGAAGGGCAGGGCATCGCCCTGCGCCATCTGTTCATGCTGGCGCCGCCTGTGGAGCGTTTCGAGGTCGATCTGCCGCGTCAGTGCCCGATCACCGTGGTACAGCCCGAAGATGACGAGGTGGTGACGCCGGCGCGCGTCTACGCTTGGAGCGATTCGCTGACGCTGCCCCACGAGCTGCTGCGCGTGCCCGAATGCAGCCACTTCTTCCACGGCAAGCTGATCGAGCTCAAGGACCTGCTGCAGCCCCGGCTCGCGCCGGCCGGCGTCGCGGGTTAA
- a CDS encoding YhcB family protein, with the protein MEQSLTTWLLPVIALFVGAAIGFLIARVLPNAAPNKMQRQVDDLQDRFDSYQREVVTHFNTTASLVKKLTQSYQDVQEHLSESAERLALDEQTKQRLLAALHAENAYPERRERLTPPAAGEAPKDYAPKSGEGPGTLDETYGLKRKL; encoded by the coding sequence GTGGAACAGTCCCTCACCACCTGGTTGCTGCCGGTCATCGCCCTGTTCGTCGGAGCCGCCATCGGCTTCCTGATCGCTCGCGTGCTGCCCAATGCCGCCCCCAACAAGATGCAGCGCCAAGTGGACGATCTGCAGGACCGCTTCGACAGCTACCAGCGCGAAGTGGTGACCCATTTCAATACCACCGCCAGCCTGGTGAAGAAGCTCACCCAGAGCTATCAGGACGTACAGGAACACCTCTCCGAAAGCGCCGAGCGCCTGGCTCTCGACGAGCAGACCAAGCAGCGCCTGCTGGCTGCTCTGCACGCCGAAAACGCCTACCCCGAACGCCGCGAGCGCCTGACGCCGCCAGCCGCCGGCGAAGCGCCGAAGGACTACGCGCCGAAGTCCGGCGAAGGCCCGGGCACGCTGGACGAAACCTATGGCCTGAAGCGCAAGCTGTAA
- a CDS encoding IS3 family transposase (programmed frameshift): MAEGVRRSQRDYTLAFKLAVVDQVEKGEMSYKEAQARYGIQGRSTVLVWLRKHGRQDWNQGASLRKARSPDMNTPKLPLTPEQRIKELEQQLEVMSQKAQFFEAVVNVLKNDYGVSIGKKASRQVLTQRQVQALSVSRACQFMGISRQAYYQRNRAADQRSQQDRQIAQFVRQVRMRQPRLGARKLHYLLQQQAEAALRVGRDRLFRVLAEHRLVVRPKRAYHKTTHSFHRFHRHPNLLKPGPQQVLPDAPERVWVADITYLPSQSGPLYLSLVTDAYSRKIVGHHVHDSLHAESVAHAYSQALRRRTTQEPLVHHSDRGIQYCSGLYQRLHAQHGAICSMTDGYDCYQNALAERVNGILKNELLEHPPADLAQARRMVREAVDIYNRERPHLALKYKTPDAVHRAF, translated from the exons ATGGCAGAAGGTGTTCGTCGCAGCCAGCGTGATTACACGCTGGCTTTTAAACTGGCGGTGGTCGACCAGGTCGAAAAAGGGGAAATGAGCTACAAGGAGGCTCAGGCCCGCTATGGCATCCAGGGCCGCTCGACGGTGCTGGTGTGGTTACGCAAGCATGGCCGGCAGGACTGGAACCAGGGCGCCTCCCTTCGAAAGGCTCGGAGCCCGGATATGAATACCCCGAAATTGCCATTGACCCCGGAACAACGCATCAAGGAACTCGAGCAGCAGCTTGAGGTGATGAGCCAGAAGGCGCAGTTCTTCGAGGCCGTGGTGAATGTGCTGAAGAATGACTACGGCGTTTCGATCG GTAAAAAAGCGTCCCGGCAAGTCCTCACGCAAAGGCAAGTCCAAGCGCTGAGTGTTAGCAGGGCTTGCCAGTTCATGGGCATCAGCCGCCAGGCGTACTACCAGCGCAACCGGGCGGCGGATCAGCGCAGCCAGCAGGATCGACAGATCGCCCAGTTCGTGCGGCAGGTACGGATGCGTCAGCCGCGCCTGGGAGCACGCAAGCTGCATTATCTGTTGCAGCAGCAAGCGGAAGCCGCGTTGCGAGTTGGGCGCGATCGCCTGTTCCGGGTGCTGGCCGAGCACCGCCTGGTGGTTCGACCCAAGCGGGCGTACCACAAGACCACCCACAGTTTTCACCGGTTCCATCGCCATCCCAATCTGCTCAAGCCAGGGCCGCAACAGGTCTTGCCCGATGCGCCGGAGCGCGTCTGGGTTGCCGACATCACCTATCTGCCCAGCCAGAGCGGCCCGCTGTACCTGAGCCTGGTCACCGACGCCTATTCGCGCAAGATCGTCGGCCATCACGTCCACGACAGCCTGCACGCCGAGTCGGTGGCCCATGCCTACAGCCAGGCCCTGCGGCGCCGCACGACGCAGGAACCCCTGGTGCATCACTCCGACCGAGGAATTCAGTACTGCTCGGGGCTTTACCAACGCCTGCACGCGCAGCACGGAGCAATCTGCTCGATGACCGACGGCTACGACTGTTACCAGAATGCGCTGGCTGAGCGCGTCAACGGCATCCTGAAGAACGAGTTGCTGGAGCATCCTCCCGCCGACCTCGCGCAGGCGCGCCGCATGGTGCGTGAAGCCGTCGACATCTATAACCGCGAGCGCCCTCACCTGGCCCTGAAATACAAAACGCCCGATGCGGTGCATCGGGCGTTCTGA
- the cysN gene encoding sulfate adenylyltransferase subunit CysN: MSHQSDLISEDILAYLAQHERKELLRFLTCGNVDDGKSTLIGRLLHDSKMIYEDHLEAITKDSKKVGTTGDEVDLALLVDGLQAEREQGITIDVAYRYFSTSKRKFIIADTPGHEQYTRNMATGASTCDLAIILIDARYGVQTQTRRHSYIASLLGIKHIVVAINKMDLKGFDQGVFEQIKADYLQFAEKINLKTNSLHFVPMSALKGDNVVNKSERSPWYTGQSLMEILETVEIAGDRNLDDMRFPVQYVNRPNLNFRGFAGTLASGVVRKGDEVIALPSGKGSKIKSIVTFEGELEQAGPGQAVTLTLEDEIDVSRGDMLVHADNRPQVTDGFDAMLVWMAEEPMLPGKKYDIKRATSYVPGSIPSIAHKVDVNTLEETAASELKLNEIARVKVSLDAPIALDGYAQNRTTGAFIVIDRLTNGTVGAGMIIASPQAGQSHGSHHGQGAHVSRDERSARFGQQPATVLFSGLSGAGKSTLAYAVERKLFDMGRAVYVLDGQNLRHDLNKGLPQDRAGRNENWLRTAHVARQFNEAGLISLCAFVAPSAEGREQARALIGAERLVTVYVQASPQACRERDPQGLYAAGQDNIPGESFPYDVPLDADLVIDTQSQSVEEGVKAVLDLLRQRGAI; encoded by the coding sequence ATGTCGCATCAATCCGATCTGATCAGCGAGGACATCCTCGCCTACCTGGCCCAGCACGAGCGCAAGGAACTGCTGCGCTTCCTCACCTGCGGCAACGTCGACGACGGCAAGAGCACCCTGATCGGGCGCCTGCTGCACGACTCCAAGATGATCTACGAGGACCACCTCGAGGCCATCACCAAGGACTCCAAGAAAGTCGGCACCACCGGTGACGAAGTCGACCTGGCGCTGCTGGTCGATGGTCTGCAGGCCGAGCGCGAGCAGGGCATCACCATTGACGTGGCGTACCGCTACTTCAGCACCTCCAAGCGCAAGTTCATCATCGCCGACACCCCCGGCCATGAGCAGTACACCCGCAACATGGCCACCGGTGCGTCCACCTGCGACCTGGCCATCATCCTGATCGACGCCCGCTACGGCGTGCAGACCCAGACCCGCCGGCACAGCTATATCGCCTCGCTGCTGGGCATCAAGCACATCGTCGTCGCGATCAACAAGATGGACCTGAAGGGGTTCGACCAGGGCGTCTTCGAGCAGATCAAGGCCGATTACCTGCAGTTCGCCGAGAAGATCAACCTGAAGACCAACTCGCTGCACTTCGTGCCCATGTCAGCGCTGAAGGGCGACAACGTGGTCAACAAGTCCGAGCGCTCGCCGTGGTACACCGGCCAGTCGCTGATGGAGATCCTCGAGACCGTCGAGATCGCCGGCGACCGCAACCTCGACGACATGCGCTTCCCGGTGCAGTACGTCAACCGTCCGAACCTGAACTTCCGCGGCTTCGCCGGCACCCTGGCCAGCGGCGTCGTACGCAAGGGCGACGAGGTCATCGCCCTGCCGTCGGGCAAGGGCAGCAAGATCAAGTCCATCGTCACCTTCGAGGGCGAACTGGAGCAGGCCGGTCCCGGCCAGGCCGTCACCCTGACCCTGGAAGACGAGATCGACGTGTCCCGCGGCGACATGCTGGTGCATGCCGACAACCGTCCGCAGGTCACCGACGGCTTCGACGCCATGCTCGTGTGGATGGCCGAGGAGCCGATGCTCCCGGGCAAGAAATACGACATCAAGCGCGCCACCAGCTACGTGCCGGGCTCGATCCCGAGCATCGCCCACAAGGTGGACGTGAACACCCTGGAAGAGACCGCCGCCAGCGAACTCAAGCTCAACGAGATCGCCCGCGTGAAGGTCAGCCTGGATGCGCCCATCGCCCTCGACGGCTACGCGCAGAACCGCACCACCGGTGCCTTCATCGTCATCGATCGCCTGACCAACGGCACCGTCGGCGCGGGCATGATCATCGCCTCGCCGCAGGCCGGGCAGAGCCATGGCAGCCACCACGGCCAGGGCGCCCACGTGAGCCGCGACGAGCGTTCCGCGCGCTTCGGCCAGCAGCCCGCCACCGTGCTGTTCAGCGGCCTCTCCGGCGCCGGCAAGAGCACCCTGGCCTACGCCGTGGAGCGCAAGCTGTTCGACATGGGCCGCGCGGTCTATGTGCTGGACGGCCAGAACCTGCGTCACGACCTGAACAAGGGCCTGCCGCAGGATCGCGCTGGTCGCAACGAGAATTGGCTGCGCACAGCGCACGTTGCTCGCCAGTTCAACGAAGCCGGCCTGATCAGCCTGTGCGCCTTCGTTGCACCGAGCGCAGAAGGTCGCGAGCAAGCCAGGGCGCTGATCGGCGCCGAGCGCCTGGTCACCGTCTACGTGCAGGCTTCTCCGCAGGCCTGCCGCGAGCGTGATCCGCAGGGCTTGTACGCTGCCGGCCAGGACAACATCCCGGGTGAGTCCTTCCCCTACGATGTGCCGCTGGACGCCGATCTGGTGATCGACACCCAGAGCCAGTCGGTGGAAGAAGGCGTCAAGGCGGTCCTCGACCTGCTGCGTCAGCGCGGTGCGATCTGA
- the cysD gene encoding sulfate adenylyltransferase subunit CysD: MVDKLTHLKQLEAESIHIIREVAAEFDNPVMLYSIGKDSAVMLHLARKAFFPGKLPFPVLHVDTRWKFQEMYRFREKMVSEYGLDLLTHINPDGVAQDMNPFTYGSAKHTDVMKTEGLKQALDKYGFDAAFGGARRDEEKSRAKERVYSFRDSKHRWDPKNQRPELWNVYNGKVKKGESIRVFPLSNWTELDIWQYIYLEQIPIVPLYFAEEREVIEMNGALIMIDDERILEHLTPEQKASIQKKMVRFRTLGCYPLTGAVESTATTLPEIIQEMLLTRTSERQGRVIDHDAAGSMEEKKRQGYF, from the coding sequence ATGGTCGACAAACTGACGCATCTGAAACAGCTGGAAGCGGAAAGCATCCACATCATCCGCGAGGTCGCCGCCGAGTTCGACAACCCGGTGATGTTGTACTCCATCGGCAAAGACTCCGCGGTGATGCTGCACCTCGCCCGCAAGGCGTTCTTCCCCGGCAAGTTGCCGTTCCCGGTGCTGCACGTCGATACCCGCTGGAAGTTCCAGGAAATGTATCGCTTCCGCGAGAAGATGGTCAGCGAATACGGCCTGGACCTGCTCACCCACATCAACCCCGATGGTGTGGCGCAGGACATGAATCCCTTCACCTACGGCAGTGCCAAGCACACTGACGTGATGAAAACCGAGGGCCTCAAGCAGGCGCTCGACAAGTACGGCTTCGATGCCGCCTTCGGTGGTGCGCGCCGCGACGAAGAGAAATCCCGCGCCAAGGAGCGCGTGTACTCGTTCCGTGACAGCAAGCACCGCTGGGACCCGAAGAACCAGCGCCCGGAACTGTGGAACGTCTACAACGGCAAGGTGAAGAAGGGCGAATCGATCCGCGTCTTCCCGCTGTCCAACTGGACCGAGCTGGACATCTGGCAATACATCTACCTCGAGCAGATCCCGATCGTGCCGCTGTACTTCGCCGAAGAGCGCGAAGTCATCGAGATGAACGGCGCGCTGATCATGATCGACGACGAGCGCATCCTCGAGCACCTCACGCCTGAACAGAAGGCCAGCATCCAGAAGAAGATGGTGCGTTTCCGCACCCTCGGCTGCTACCCGCTGACCGGTGCGGTGGAATCCACCGCCACCACGCTGCCGGAAATCATCCAGGAAATGCTCCTGACCCGTACTTCCGAACGCCAGGGCCGGGTCATCGACCACGATGCCGCAGGCTCTATGGAAGAAAAGAAACGTCAGGGCTACTTCTAA